One Halichoerus grypus chromosome 1, mHalGry1.hap1.1, whole genome shotgun sequence genomic region harbors:
- the F2RL3 gene encoding proteinase-activated receptor 4 yields MWVLVLLWPVVLGFGLEDDSQNTLTYDEMGSAGGGNDGTLGPSSGPQEETPHSPHPRSFPGQLQANGSNILELPDSSRALLLGWVSTRLVPALYGLTLLVGLPANGLALWVLATRVPRLPSTLLLMNLAAADLLLALTLPLRIAYHLQDQHWPFGEAACRATTAALYGHMYGSVLLLAAVSLDRYLGVVHPLRALSLRGGRLAAGLCAAAWLVAGALALPLALQPQTFRLSHSDHVLCHDALPVGAQASYWRPAFLCLAVLGCFLPLLVMLLSYGATLGALAAGGPRYGHALRLTALVLASAVAFFVPSNVLLLLHYSDPRPDAWGDLYAAYVPSLALSTLNSCVDPFIYYYVSVEFRDKVREGLLCVARGASAASREGGAQGTRTRSTSLV; encoded by the exons ATGTGGGTCCTCGTGCTGCTGTGGCCCGTGGTGCTGGGGTTCGGCCTGGAAGATGACAGCCAGAACACCCTCACCTACGACGAGATGGGGAGCGCGGGGGGAGGTAATG ATGGCACACTGGGGCCCTCGAGCGGGCCCCAGGAGGAGACCCCTCACTCACCCCACCCGCGCAGCTTCCCCGGCCAGCTCCAGGCCAACGGCAGCAACATCCTGGAGCTCCCAGACAGCTCTCGGGCCCTGCTGCTGGGCTGGGTGTCCACGAGGCTGGTGCCCGCGCTCTACGGGCTGACCCTGCTGGTCGGGCTGCCCGCCAACGGCCTGGCGCTCTGGGTGCTGGCCACCCGGGTGCCGCGGCTGCCCTCCACCTTGCTGCTCATGAACCTGGCGGCCGCCGACCTCCTGCTGGCCCTGACGCTGCCGCTGCGCATCGCCTACCACCTGCAGGACCAGCACTGGCCGTTCGGCGAGGCCGCCTGCCGCGCCACCACGGCCGCCCTCTACGGCCACATGTACGGCTCCGTGCTGCTGCTGGCCGCCGTCAGCCTGGACCGCTACCTCGGCGTGGTGCACCCGCTCCGGGCCCTCAGCCTGCGCGGAGGGCGCCTGGCCGCCGGGCTCTGTGCCGCGGCCTGGTTGGTGGCCGGCGCCCTGGCGCTGCCCCTGGCGCTGCAGCCGCAGACCTTCCGCTTGTCGCACTCGGACCACGTGCTGTGCCACGACGCGCTGCCCGTGGGCGCCCAGGCCTCCTACTGGCGGCCCGCCTTCCTCTGCTTGGCCGTGCTCGGCTGCTTCCTGCCGCTGCTCGTCATGCTGCTGAGCTACGGGGCCACCCTGGGCGCGCTGGCGGCCGGCGGCCCGCGCTACGGCCACGCGCTGCGGCTCACCGCGCTCGTGCTGGCCTCGGCCGTGGCCTTCTTCGTGCCCAGCAACGTCCTGCTGCTGCTGCACTACTCGGACCCGCGCCCGGACGCCTGGGGCGACCTGTACGCCGCCTACGTGCCCAGCCTGGCGCTCAGCACCCTCAACAGCTGCGTGGACCCCTTCATCTACTACTACGTGTCTGTGGAGTTCAGGGACAAGGTGCGGGAGGGGCTGCTCTGCGTGGCTCGGGGCGCCTCCGCAGCCTCCAGGGAGGGGGGCGCCCAGGGCACCCGCACCCGGTCCACCTCCCTCGTGTGA